aataacaataaaagaaaaattcaattGACTCTTGcaaaataacattacaaatTGTTCGAACATCGATTGGTTAGCCAAACATATCGTTTTGAATAACATCAAGAATACAAAATGTAATTGCCGTTTCGGAAGCAATTATACGAGTTTCCATTTAGCTTTTAAGCAAACAGAGAGAACATTATTGAAAAatgatctttatttttacacgtTTAAGTGGATTCTCCATTGCTTCTGCGGTATTGAGAGGAAGTGTTAAAAAGTTGATATTTCCggaattattttaacatgGAGTGCTTTAGACgataatgtacatatttatggattgttttaaatacttaagttTGACTAAGATATTAGTAACTTCAACATAAAAAGGAAATGCTGGCACGTGGTGTTACCATAAATGCTAATGAAAGTTCAAGATAAGAAATCATCATCACTTGCCGAGTGGTTCACGGCACTtgagaatagtaccactcgcTATATTAACAATGGAAATCGTAAACGGCAACTAAAAGAAAGGCTAATatttttgggattctttatacAGGTAATGGGCTagcgtcactatttgaatctcaattccttagTCATACAACTGAACGGGACCTTtcgtcttatcaagactgtaagctctgtctaccccgcaaggtataaagacgtaattataccCGTATTTATTAATCTCAATGAcaggtatttttgttttgacttTTGACTTTGACCAATGCTTTATCAACACTGTTaagatatatgtaatatattttactttccAATATTCATTTCTAGTACATTGGCaagtataatatttgaaaactctttgttttaaattggGTAATGCTACTAGTATACTACATTTGTGTTAACGTTACTAACCCAATAGTAATTTGTGGGTGTCGTTGCCCAATACCGACGTACTTCCAAGTCAAAGGGGTACTGCAAAAGGGCACAAAAGGACAGACGTGCCTCGGGGAGTAATTTATGTACGTAAAATGTCATTGTCCCAATACGACTTTATGCGACGCATAGATCATACCTATTAGCAAttgatcatttttttatatcaacagCACAGACTTGCCTCTAATAAAAAGAAGTTACACTGAATACCTAGAACTGATGGCAGATAAACTTGATCCGTTATGGGTTTAACAATTTATGGCTATAACCAAACCCATACATGACCAAATTTGTTTTGCACTTGATGCTAAGAAAGAACGCAGGTTCTTTTCACTGCCCTACTGgatgatttacatacatagatacagaTAGCAcatagacacgtctatatcccttgcggggtagacagagtgatacagagtggttctattctaaggTGCCGGAACTATCAGAACACAAGGTATCACCCGGATGATATTATTCAATTTACCTAATTCAATACGATCTGTCCATTTTCGGAACACACATTAGGCAAGAAgagatgaaaaaaattaaaaggtttatttgtttaactcCATTACATTATCTCATTTTGATTGATCATCACGCTATTTTGCTAAACTTGATTTTCGACTCTGGTCACTATAagttctgtctactccgcaccAAATAAAGATGTGATCTTTATAACTGTATACCTTTCAGTTCTTCTGTCTAATTTTGCCAGAACAATTTTCAAGTTAATAggttaagaaataattttaagtgtcCTCCAAGGATAGACATCTTGCGAATGTCGTCGTTTATTGGCAATTAACTGGAGATTTCCTTCGTGGAGCCAAGGACGTCATATTGTCGACCTCGGGCATTTCATATTAATCTTTAGAGTAAAGCACATGTACTAATAACATCTTCACGTCTTCATGGCAATTCGAactcttaataaatatataatctttttaaaagaCTTAAATCGTCTCGCCATGATGCAATTCGATTGCTTTCTCGTTTAGTTCGTcgtcttttgtttttagtcACCTTCTACATCACTGAGGAGTGTGTTGGATTTTTTCTTGAAAGTCTGCGTTTCTCGTATTGCACGGTCGTATTGTCTGTAACCCAAACGATATACTAGAATAAAGCCTTCTTCTTTTGTCCTGGTTCTACCTACCATTCAATAAAATGACTGAACCAAGGTTTTGcctgttattttataaatttttgctACCAGCGCATTGGTTGTTCACGAACCAAACCTAAGAAATGTTTATccgttatttattattagatttatttcTACTCTACCGAATACCACACACAGTTCAAAGACATATTGACTACAAAAGCCCAATCGTCTACGTACagtacaaaaaaaggaaagtgATAGCACCTGTGCCTTTCGCCGTGTTATTACAcaacatttttgtttacattggGCCGTCTGTCGTTTTGTGGGACCGGTCCGATCGACTAGTGACGCGGAAGTCTGGGCGGGGACTTATGTAAAACCATTGATAGGAATTATAAGAGTCCGTTTGatttgttataatatattttttgtcacaGAAGTCTTCATGGTCGAATGTGAACTAGTTGTGGAGACAGGCCATCAAAAAACATCGCCTTACAACCTTTTAAAGAATAATACATTAAGCATTTTGCATTGAGTAGAACTAAGTAGCGCAAAATGTTCGTGAGGGTTaaactacttacatatatatgaatatGTATGAATTCTAAGTTCACCTACTAAGCATTTCAATCCCTGATCAGGGCCTTACGAAAAACGGACGTATTGATAAACATCTGGTTATCTTTATTATACgtattttctataatatatataatatcatgGAATTAGTATCGCAAAACACAGGTAATGAACTTACTTTGGGGTTCGctcaatttttgttatttatcaaaataaaatctactaAGTAAATAGAGCTACAACGTCAAAACCAGGTAATCAGTACTACCAGGTATCCGATTTATTCCAGTCGGATACCACTATTTGTGATCCTCCTACCGTGAGTATTATTAACAATTTCTCGTCTGATCCCACTTGCAGTTTGTACGTCCCAACGGATCCTACTACATTCTTGCAAAGTTAAAAAAGGGGTATGTACAGTCAGGAAAAAAGTCATTCGTTAAAAAtcaacattcatttatttacaacaattatcACAGATatcatagaaaaataaatcatcacAGAAAAcactttacatttaaattaaaactatcaaatattaattacaacgACTAGCTTCAAATCAACTTGTTAtcttaactaaaaatatagataagtcattcatataatctgtatataaaaatttacaaaataaggaaataaaataaaaagaaatcataaTCTTAACTTTTCCAGGCAGTGACCAACTGTGATTTTACCTGACAAAAGTTCATTAGTTACGTGTTTAAACCAGTTGTCGTTAGCAATCACTTTGGTTAGTCTTCGCTTCGGGTTCGGCAGCTCAAAATTATGCTTTTTAATGTTAACCTTTTGAAGACTGGCATCatcttttaaaacttttaagagTTGAAATAAATTGGGTTTCTTTGGCAGAGTActgtttagttttttatgCCAAGATTCTACAGCATTGGTTGTGCGGTGACGTTGATTATGAACACACCAAATGTTGACAAAATTTTCGTCTTCCAGCCATTGTGTCACCATATAATCGTTGAATTGTTGAATTTCATTAGATTCAGGACTGTCTTCCATTAAATAGCACCACCCGTCTGAGATGAATTCTCGAGGTAGCAGCGGCAGGAGAGCTGAGAGCGCTACATGTTTTCGGAGTCTCTTTTCTTTAGTTAAATTTAGCGCTTTAGCCTTCTTCCACACGTTGTGTGAAAAATGAAAGTAACATCCTTTTACTTCGACTGAAGGGAAAACTTTTGATATGGCATTCATAGCCGCTTGTTCATAATCTGTCACATATATCAACGGTTCCCAATCTGGAATATGTTCCTTTAATACTTGAAAAAGTGTTGTGTAAATTTCTTCAGTTTTTCTATTCAGCAACACGTACATTAAAGGCACTATTCTTGTGTGCTCTTCATTGCTTCCGAGATCGCCGTGTATAGAATAAAGTTGTACAAATGGTTTTGGGCAGCACTCAAAAGTTCCGtcactaaaataaatcttgaTATGTTTAATTTGTTCCAGGACTTCGCTATCAGCAAAAACTATAATTCGAGTTTCGGAAGATTCATTATAGTAGTCGGCAAGAACAAATTCCTTGAACTGCAAAGGAACTATAACTTCTTCAGGCAAATTGCATTGTATTTTTGTCACTCCGGCTTTCTTATTTCTGGCATTATATAAAGAAGATTTAATGTTTCCGAATGACGGAAGCTTTTTTAAGAGATCCAAGCCTGCATTTTCGAATTCTGACATAAAGTTGTTGTAAATATTGGGTATTGGTGAAAAATTCGAAGATAGAACCTTTTCTCGGCATTCATGTAATTTTTGATctactacattttttatttcgtccGGCTTACATTGgtgacttttttcttttataatgttgttttcctgatgaaaaaaaaaacttcaagtTAGATTACACactttaatgaataataataatactgttAGACTAATCCacacagcgccatctagccCCAAGCTAAGCAACTAAATGCTTATGTTATGCGTGCTAGATTAACGGATATTCctactatttataatagttttttttgttgtatatatGTCGCAGTCATCTGGTTGAATCTACTATTTGATTGAATGACTAGCTCCTATATTGAATGACGATATTCAATTGAATGACTAAAGGACAATTCGTCAAGTCGTGTAACGTTTAACGTCTTGACTGAACGTCATTTAGCGAAGTCGTTGAATGGGATATAGCccattttgtaatgtttgGTTAGGATGACCATGAGTTCGCAACTTAAAAGTTAAccttactttaaataaaaataagttaattataaaatatctcgTTAAATAGAATCTGTACGACTTTGTAATATTTGATTAGGGTGAACATAAGTTCGCTAATttcgtaaaattaaaaaggtaaCCTTACtttacataacaaaaatgaGGACATGATATGTTGCAGGATAATATGGCACACCTTATTTATGATATCACAAATAAGGCACTTTAACGCTAATTTAATCGAAAAGAATTTCAATACAGTGCTTTCTGTGCAAGCTGTTTGACGCCACATTTGTTTTGGTGACTACTAGCGCTGCAGTGGGAAAAAAATGAACTAAA
The window above is part of the Amyelois transitella isolate CPQ chromosome 11, ilAmyTran1.1, whole genome shotgun sequence genome. Proteins encoded here:
- the LOC132902274 gene encoding uncharacterized protein LOC132902274 — encoded protein: MSEGNSKPSTSNNSGGEFTIIQRNGGAVLLRAGYQYTKKITFKSGCITWRCVNWRKKCPAYINIKENNIIKEKSHQCKPDEIKNVVDQKLHECREKVLSSNFSPIPNIYNNFMSEFENAGLDLLKKLPSFGNIKSSLYNARNKKAGVTKIQCNLPEEVIVPLQFKEFVLADYYNESSETRIIVFADSEVLEQIKHIKIYFSDGTFECCPKPFVQLYSIHGDLGSNEEHTRIVPLMYVLLNRKTEEIYTTLFQVLKEHIPDWEPLIYVTDYEQAAMNAISKVFPSVEVKGCYFHFSHNVWKKAKALNLTKEKRLRKHVALSALLPLLPREFISDGWCYLMEDSPESNEIQQFNDYMVTQWLEDENFVNIWCVHNQRHRTTNAVESWHKKLNSTLPKKPNLFQLLKVLKDDASLQKVNIKKHNFELPNPKRRLTKVIANDNWFKHVTNELLSGKITVGHCLEKLRL